CAACTCCGTGGGCATGCCGTGCGCGATCGCGCAGTACTTGCACGCGCGGGTGCAGACGTCGCCGAGGATCAGGAAGGTGGCGGTACCCGCCTCCCAGCACTCGCCGATGTTGGGGCAGCCCGCTTCCTCGCACACGGAGTGGAGGCGTTGCCCGCGCATGAGCTTCTTGAGACGTCGGTAGTTGTCGCCGCCCGGAGAGCGCACCTTGAGCCAGGATGGCTTGCGCGCCTCCATCGGCAGGGGCGACTGGCCCTCCAATACCGGCAGCCGGGCGGTGCCCTTCGACTTGACGATGCCCGTGTCCTTGCCGCGGGGCGCGTAGCCCCGCTGCGCGATGGTTTCTCGCTTCATTTATTCGCCAGGTAGCTTCGAATCGTAGCCCGATAAGATAACAATCGCGGCAACCTCCTGCGCGGATCCCGCGATCACGCGGGCTCGAGAGACCGCGCGAGTTCGTGCCCGAGCGCCTCGTCCAGGTCGGGCAGCCTGTGGCGGTAGCCGTGAGCGAGCAGCCTGGCCGGGTACACCGGGCTGCTGGCGAGGATCGTCTCCTGGGCCATGCCGCCCGGCAGAAGCCTGGCGACCGCGGCCGGCACGCGCAGGAACGACGGCCGGTCGAGCGCCCTCGCCAGGGCGCCGGTGAATTCCTGCTGGGTGGCCGGCTGCGGCGCCACCACGTTGATCGGCCCCTCCAGCGCCCGGTTCTTGATCGCGAACCGCACGACCCCCGGCACTTCGTGGCTCGCCACCCAGGCGAAGGCCCCGGTGCCCTTCCCCACCGGTCCGCCCAGTCCCATGCGAAACGCGGGCAGCATGGCGGCCATCGCGCCGCCCGCCGCGCTGAGCACGATGCCCAGCCTCATGTGAATGACGCGGATTCCCGCCGCGCGAGCGGGGTCCGCGGCCTCCTCCCAGGCGGCCACGAGATCGGCGAGAAACCCCTCTCCCTTGGGCGAGTCCTCGTCCAACCTCTCGTCGGCGGGACGATCCCCGTAGTAGCCGATCGCCGACGCGCTGATGAGCACCGGCGGCGGAGCGTTCAGGCTCGCCAACGCCTCAGCCAGCAGGCGCGTACCGCGCACGCGGCTCTCCCAGATGCGCTCCTTGGCGGACTTCGTCCAGACCTGGAAGATGGGCTCGCCGGCCAGGTGGATGACGGCGTCGTGGCCCTCGAGCGGAGCCGGGTCCACCGCTCCTTCAGCGGGATTCCAGTACACGTTGTCCCGCTCCCCCGCCCGGGCCCGGTCGCGGACGAGGAGCCGCACCGAGTGGCCGAAGGACCGAAGTTCGGACACCAGCGGGCCGCCCACCACCCCGCTCGCGCCGGAAACCGCGAGTCGTTTGGGCTCCATGTCAGATCTCCTTCCGAGGCCTCGAGCTCTCGTTGTAAGCACGCACCATGACGCGCGTCGCTTCCGCCGGGTCGTCCGTGCACACGAGCCGGTCCAGGTCGGCCTGCCGGATATTGCCCTCCGGCAGCATGGTCTCCCTGATCCAGTCGAGCAGGGGGGCCCAGTAGGCGCGGCCGAACAGGACGACCGGGAAGGCACGCGAGATCTTTCCGGACTGGACCAGGGTGAGCGCCTCGAAGAGCTCGTCCATGGTACCGAAGCCGCCGGGAAAGATGATGAACCCGTCGGCGTACTTCACGAACATCGTCTTGCGCACGAAGAAATAACGGAAGTCGATGCTTACCCGGACGAACTGGTTGGCGCCCTGCTCGAACGGCAACTCGATGTTGCAGCCCACGGACGTGCCGCCCTGGTCCACCGCTCCGCGGTTTGCCGCCTCCATGATGCCCGGGCCGCCCCCGGTGATGACCGCGAATCCGGCGTCGGCCAGCGCCGCGCCCGTGGCCCGGGCGGTGGCGTACATGGGGTGGTCCTCGGGGGTGCGGGCGCTTCCGAACACGCTCACGGCCGGGCCCAGCTCGGCCAGCGTGTCGAACCCCTCGACGAACTCTCCCATGATCCGGAATACGCGCCAGGTGTCCGTGTGGACGAACGCCGGAGCACGCTCTTCGCGCACCAGCAGTCGCTCATCCTCGGTGACGCGCACGTGCTCTCCGAACGGGTGCCCCGGTTCGTTCAGGGGCGGGTCGATGGCGGGTCTCTCGGGTTCGTTCATGGGTGATCCAACGCTAGCGGGCTCGATCGACAGAGGAAAAAGGTTGCGCGCCCGGTCTCTTGGAACGCAAGGCGCGGTGTCGCGCCCGCACCCGCCTTGCTAACCTAGGCGACATGTCCACCACCGATTGTCCACGCTGCGGCGCCTCCGTCGACGGCGCCTTCTGCTCCGAGTGCGGGGCCAGGCTCGAGCCGCCTCCGTGCACCGCGTGCGGCGCCGTTCCGCCCGCCGGCGCTCGCTACTGCACCGCCTGCGGGCGCGGGTTGCCCGATCGCAGGAAGGTGCATCCGGCGGCTATCATCGCAGGGCTCGGGCTCGCCGCCGTTGCGGCCGCGTTCCTCGTGCCCCGCGGGGGTGGGGACACGCAGCCCCTGGTGACCGGCCCCGCGAGCCAGCCGGCGGGCCCCGCGGCCGGCGCCGCGCCTACGTCCGGGGGCCCGCCCACGCTGTCGGGCGACATGCGCGCGAACGCCGACGGCCTGTTCGACCGCATCATGCGCGAGTACTCGCAGGGCGACACCGCGCGGGCCCGCTTCTTCGTGCCGATGGCGCTGGACGCGTACGACATGGCCGGCGACCTGGACGCCGACGGTCGCTTCCACCTGAGCCTGGTGCAGGCCATCGGCGGCGATTACGCCGCAGCGCGGTCCACAGCGGAGGAAATCCTGGCCGGCGAGCCGAACCACCTCCTGGGGCTCGCGGCGGCAGCGGCCGCCGCCGAGGGCGCGGGCGAACGCGACGCGGCGCTGGACTACCACCGTCGCTTTCTGGAGGCGCTGCCCACGGAGCGGGACCGAGCGCTCCAAGAGTACGTCGATCACGCCCCCATCATCCCCGATTACGAGGCCGCGGCGCGCGCGGCGCTGGGCGGCTAGCCGAGCACGCCCGATCAGCTGGCCGGCGTCCCCCTTCGACCCCGCAGGGCCTCGAACAGTAGCGGAAAAGTCGCGCGCGTCTGTCCCCGGTACTGGGGCCGGAACCCGAACAGCCACACGTCCCCCTCGCCCACGCGGGTGACCGCGAGCGCGCCCGCGCCCGCGACGTGCTCGACCCCGAGCGCCCAGCCGCTGAGGAGCGTCCAGTCGGGATCGTAGCGCGCCAGCACGGTTACGTCGGCCGACTCGCTCCGCAGCGCCATGCTCCCGCGCTCGAACCACGCGCCCATCCGCTCCGGGACTCCGGCGTCCTCGGCCAGGTCGGGCGCCACGTCCAGCCCCAGGATCGAGCCGGGAATGAAGAAGTCGTCGTTGCCCAGTCCGTTGGTGCCGTCGCGCACCGGCAGGTCCAGAACATCGATGGCGTAGGCCGAGGCCTCTTCCAGCGCCACAAGCCGGCCGCCCTCGCTCACGAACGCCTCGATGGCCGCCGCGCCCTCCTCGCCCAGCCCGCCGACGTACTCGGGGAAGTTGGCTCCCTCCTCGAGGCCGGCGCGCAGCGCGTTGGCGCCCTGCGAAGGCAGCAGCAGCACGTCCGCGGAGGAGAGTCCGCCGCCGCGCACGTCGGCGTCCTCCACGGACGCGTACGGGATGCCGTAGGTATCCAGGATCCAGCGCGTCCAGCCCTCGTCCATGGACGGCCGGTGGCTACGGTACACCGCGATGCGCGGCCAATCGTCCTCGTCCAGCCCGCCGCCGGCCTCCGCCAGCACGGCCCCGGGATCCTCCGGGCCCGCCACCGGCGCGCTCAACGCCAACGCCTCGAGGCCTCCGTCGATCTGCGCGGCCGGCACCGCGTCCACGCCCAGCAGGAGCGGCAGCGTGTGGGCGGTCACGTCGTAGGGCGCGCGCGGCGGCCCACCCGGATACTGCCGCAGGTCGGGGTAGTCCTGTCGCTCCAGAACCGTTTGGGCGAACGACGCGTACGGCTGGCGCATGGGAACCACGTAGGTGCCGGCCCCAAAAGCGCGCGCCTGCGCGCCGGCCGGTTCCGGGAAGCCGGCCGCGTCGTCGGACCTGGCGGTGATCGTGAAGGGGGCCCCGGCGCGGTACACCTCCACATCGGCGACGCGCAGGATACGCAGCAGCTCTCCCACCGCCGCTGGGTCGCGCTGGTCCGCCGGAATGACCCACGCGGCCGGCCACTCTTCCCAACCCGCCACGGCTCGCTCGCCGACCGCCAGGAAGTTGCGCAGCCACGTCTCCCGGTTCGCCGCGGCGTGGTCCAGCAGCGCCATCGCGCCCGACTCCATGTAGTCCACGATGTCACCCAGGCCCCATGCGCCCCCCGGCCACGGATCGGGGAAATTCCAACTCGGCTTGCGGGCGTCGAAGTTGCGCCCGGGGGTGAGCGTGTCGGCCGGCAGCTCGATGGGGCTCGCCATGTTGGCGGAGGCCGTCTCGCTCAGAATGCGCACGCCGCCGTGGTAGTGCTGGTAGGCGCGAGCCGGCGTCCAGGCGTCGTAGGTCGCGTTCACCACCACCCCCTTCTTGCCCTCCATGCCGAGTCGCCAGGCCATGTGGGTGCCGAGGTCGTTGATCGCCTGCACCAGCAGCGGATCCACGTTGGGCTCGAACGGGTCGATCCACGGCGGCAGGAAGAAGCGCGACCCGCGGCTGCCCTGCTGGTGGATGTCGTGCACGATCTGCGGGTGCCAGTCGTTGTGGCCGTACTCGATCGCGAGCCGCGTCTCGGCCTGGGTGAATGCGTACCAGTCGCGGTTGTTGTCGTGCCCGACGTAGTGGTGGTAGAGGAACGGCGGCGCGGCGCCTTCCCATTCCTCGCCCAAGGTGCGCTCGTACCAGTCGACCACGAGATCGACGCCGTCCGGGTTGAGCGATGGCACCAGCAGCAGGATGACGTCGTCCAGGATGCGCGCCTCGCGCGCCTCGGTGGACGACGCGAGCCGGTGTACGATCGACATGGGCACCTGCGAGGACCCCACCTCGGTCGAGTGGATGGAGGCGGTGATCAGGACGATCGTTCGGCCTTCGGCGATGAGCGCCTCGATGTCCTCGTCCGGCCCTATGGTGCGCGGGTCGGCGAGTTTGCGCTGGACCTCGCGCAGCCGATCTACGCGGGCCAGGTTCCGGGGAGACGAGATGGTGAGCATGACGAAAGGCCGCCCGAGGGTGGTCTGGCCCAGGGTGTCCAGGGTGACGCGCGGGCTCGCGCCGGCGACGGCCTCGAGGTAGCCGGTTACCTCGCTCCAGTCCGCGAGGCGGCGGTCGGCACCCACCGCGTGGCCGAGGAAAGCCTCGGGGGTCGGGACCTCCTCCTGCTGCGCCGTCACCGGCGCGGTCAGCGACGCGCCCGTCGCGGCGATCCAAAGAGCACAACGGACCGAACCCTGCATGGGAACTCCTTCCGGCGGTTTGGGTGTCTGGGAAGAGGGACGAGGCTGCGCGACACGGCAGGGTAACACGCCGGGTCGCGAGCCAACAACACGGCTGGCGCGATGAACCGACTACCGACTCCGGCTCTCCTTCGGCGCCCCGGCCGGGCGCTCGCTGCGGCAGTGCTCGGCGCGGCGACCCTGGGCGCGACGGCCAACGCGGCCGACCTGCGCGAGGCGCTGGAGAGCATTACGGAGCGCGACCTGCACGCGCACCTGAGGTTCCTGTCCGCCGACGAGTTGCGCGGCCGCGCCCCGGGGACGTTCGGCGGGGACGCGGCGGCCGCCTACATTGCGACCCAGTTCGCGCGCGCGGGGCTCGAGCCAGTCGCGGACGACTTCCTGCAGCGCTTCGAGGTGGTGGGGGTCACCACGGACCCGGACCGCTCCGTGCTGGCGTTCCGCGGGCCCACCGGAGAGCGCGCCGCGGCGTACCCATCGGAGGCCGTCGTGTGGCCGGGGGTGGCCGACTCGGCCATCGACGTGGAGGGCGAGCTGGTGTTCGTGGGCTACGGCGTGAGCGCGCCCGAGTACGACTGGGACGACTTCGGCGACGTCGACCTGTCGGGCACGGTGCTGCTCGCCCTCGTGGGCGATCCGCCGTCCGGACCCGCCGAGCCCGACCTTTTCGGGGGGCTTGCGCTGACCTATTACGGCCGCTGGACCTACAAGCTCGAGGAAGCCGCGCGGCGCGGCGCCGCGGGCGTCCTCCTGGTCCACTCGACCATGCAGGCCGGCTACCCCTGGAGCGTGGTCGAGGCATCGTGGACGGGGGAGCAGTACGCCTTGCCGCCGCGCCCGGACGGGGCCCCGGTCACGCCGCTCCAGGGCTGGGTCACGAGGGACCTCACCAGGGAGTTGCTGGCCGACGCGGGGCTGGACCTGGCTGATCTCAGCGCGCGCGCGGCCGTACGCGATTTCAGCCCGGTCCGCACCGGGATGACGGTCCGCGGCACCCTGCACGCGTCGACTCGAGCGCTGGAGACGGCCAACGTCGTGGGCGTCCTGCCCGGCGAGGACCCGTCCGTGCGCAACGAGGCTGTCCTCCTGACGACGCACTACGACCACCTGGGTGTGGGCGCGGCGGTCGACGGCGACTCCATCTACAACGGCGCCTATGACAACGCGAGCGGTGTCGCCCTGCTGCTCGAGATGGCCGAGGCATTCGGGTCGCTGGAGCCGCGGCCACGCCGGTCCGTCGTGCTCATCGCCACCGCCGCCGAAGAGGCTGGCCTGCTGGGGGCCGAGTACTACGTCCGCAACGCGCCCATCCCGCTGCGCGCGACTCTGGCCGACATCAACATCGACGGAGGCAACCTCTGGGGCGAAACCGACGACGTCGTGGCGATGGGGTCGGACCGGTCCACTCTGGGCATGCTCGTGCGCGAACGGGCCCGCGAAATGGGCATGCGGCTGGCGCCGGACCGGGCCCCCGAGAAGGGCTTCTTCTTCCGATCCGACCACTTCCCCTTCGTGCGCGCCGGGGTGCCCGCGCTCTACATCGAGCACGGCCTCAGCTATCGCGGCCGCCCCGCCGGCTGGGGCGAGCGAAGGCTCGCGGCCTACGACGGGCGGGACTACCACCAGCCGTCCGATGAATACGATCCCCTGATGGACCTGTCGGGAGCGGTGCAGCAGGCCCGTCTGGCGTTCCTGGTGGGCTATGACGTGGCCGAGGGCGACGCGTTCCCGGAGTGGTTCGAGTCCTCCGAGTTCAAGCCGGCGCGCGACCGGGCGTTGGGCCGCTAGAGGACTTGTAACAGATGATAGACCAAGTACTCATCTGTTACAGACCGTTAGAGCCCCGTAGGCAGGTTCAGAAACGTCCATGGCAACTGGAAGCGCTCGTGGAGGTGCTCGGCCAGCGCGCCAACGCCTAGCGTCTCGGTCGAGTAGTGTCCCGCCAACAGCAGGCTGACGCCGCCCTCCGTGGCGTCGAAGTAGGCGTGGTGGCTCGCCTCGCCGGTAATCAGAGCGTCCAGACCGAGCGCGGCGGCCTCTCGCAGCGCGCTCGCCCCCGAACCGGTCACGATGCCCACGCGACGGACCGGGTCCGCGCCGCCCTGGATTACCCGGACGTTGGCGTCTACCACCTTTCCTACGCGCTCCGCCAGCGTCCGCAGTCCCACCTCGATGTCCCCGTAGATGCCAACGTCGACGCCTTGATAGGCGCCGAAGCGGCCGCGAATCTGCACGCCCAGCTTGCGCGCCAGTAGCGCATTGTTGCCGACCTCGGGATGCACGTCCAGCGGAATGTGCGCGCTGTATACCGCCACGTCGTTGTCCAGGAGGAGTTTCAGCCGCCGATAGCGCGCCCCGGTGACGGCCTGGTTGCCATCCCAGAACAGCCCATGGTGCACGAGCAGCAGGTTGGCCCCCGCCTCCACCGCTCCGCGGATCGACTTGAGGGACGCGTCTACGGCGGCGGCGATGCGGGTCACCTCGTCGGGGCCGGCCACCTGTAGTCCGTTGAGCGCGCCGTCGCCGTCGGGCGTGTCACGGATGGCCAGGTACTCATCCAGATAACGAACCAGTTGGGCGGTGTTCATGGGCTCAACATACGGCGAGCCCGAACAAATGGAACGTGGTCGGGCGGGTATCGACCCATGCGGGAGAGGAAGCCCCCGTGGGCCTCACATGTGGACAACTCTCGCTTTTCGGCGGGTGGGGGCTCATGGACCGGGTCGACTGCGACGGTCGCAACCGATTGATATGCATAGAGATAGGTGATATTTCCACCATATGTGGAAATCGCCGAATAGCCCTGGTGTGAGATGGCGCCGCCTGGGCGCCCCCCGGCAAGGAGGGCGCCCAGGCGCGGCGCAGGCTTGGACGGAGCTGCTTAGGTCAGCTCTTCTGCGAAACGGAGGCCGCGGCGGCCTGCGGGGCTGCCGAGCCAGATCCGGGCCTGCCCGCACCCGCGCTCTGAGAAGCGGCGGGGCTCACACCGGATGCCTTTTCGGCTCCGGAACCGGCCGCTGCACGCGATCCGGCTTGGCCCCCTTTCGGGACCTCCCCCGTGTGCACCTTGCCGTTGACCCTTCCTCCCTCGTCGAGCTGGATGCGGCGGGCGCGTATCTCCCCGTCCACGACGCAGGTCGCCTGAAGCTCGATGCGGCTCTCGGCTACGATGGTGCCGCGCACCTCGCCTCCGACCACGGCGTCCTGGGTGAAGATGTCACCCTTGATCCGCCCGTCCTTGCCGACGACGACGGCCTTGCCGGCGCGTACGGTGCCCTCGACGCGACCCTCGATCCGGATCGTGCCTTCGGTCTCCACGTCGCCGCTGACCTTCATGCCCGATCCAACGATCGAGATGACGCCGTCGTTGCTTCCGGTTCCAACTTGTGGCTGCCGATCTTTCATTTCCGCTGCTCTCTGCTCCTCTTGTGGCTTCTTGAACATCCCCATCGGTCAAGGCTGCCGGACGTACTCCGTGGGATCCACGGGCACCCCGTCCTTTCTGATTTCAAAGTGAAGGTGTGGCGCTGTGGACCGGCCCGTCGAACCGCTCAGGGCGATCACCTCGCCGCGTTCCACCACGTCCCCCCGGTCCACGAACAGTTCCGACGCGTGGCCGTACATCGACTCCATCCCCGCGCCGTGCTCCAGCAGGACAAACAGGCCGTACACGGAATCTCGTTGCGCGGCCACGACCGTCCCTTGAGCCGTCGCGCGGATGTAGCTCTGATTGGGTACGGCAATATCTACACCGGGATGCCCCTCTCCGTCGAGGCTGGCGGCCTGAGTCACGAATCCGATCCGCGCCAGAGGCCACTCGGTCGGGGCCATCGAGACGTCGTCCGCAGGGCTAGCGGCCGCCGTATCCTCCGTCAATGGCGGCAAGATGGGCTCATCGCTCGCGTCGGCGCCGTCGGCGCCGAGCATCTGCCTCACCCTTTCGTATGCGGCTTCCGCCTCCTCCACGCGCCGGGCCAGCTCCGTGACCTGCGAGCGCTCCGCCTCCAGCCGATCGACCTCACGAACGAGCGCCGGCACGCGCGCCGCCTGTGACGCTACCGGAAACCAGAACGCCACCATGATCGCCAGCCCGGCGGCGATGATCCCGCCGACGGCGATCAGTATGCGCAGGCGCGTATAGGAGATTTCGAAGGAGCGGGTCTCCAGGTCTCCGTCCGGAA
This region of Gemmatimonadota bacterium genomic DNA includes:
- a CDS encoding TIGR01777 family oxidoreductase, whose protein sequence is MEPKRLAVSGASGVVGGPLVSELRSFGHSVRLLVRDRARAGERDNVYWNPAEGAVDPAPLEGHDAVIHLAGEPIFQVWTKSAKERIWESRVRGTRLLAEALASLNAPPPVLISASAIGYYGDRPADERLDEDSPKGEGFLADLVAAWEEAADPARAAGIRVIHMRLGIVLSAAGGAMAAMLPAFRMGLGGPVGKGTGAFAWVASHEVPGVVRFAIKNRALEGPINVVAPQPATQQEFTGALARALDRPSFLRVPAAVARLLPGGMAQETILASSPVYPARLLAHGYRHRLPDLDEALGHELARSLEPA
- a CDS encoding TIGR00730 family Rossman fold protein codes for the protein MNEPERPAIDPPLNEPGHPFGEHVRVTEDERLLVREERAPAFVHTDTWRVFRIMGEFVEGFDTLAELGPAVSVFGSARTPEDHPMYATARATGAALADAGFAVITGGGPGIMEAANRGAVDQGGTSVGCNIELPFEQGANQFVRVSIDFRYFFVRKTMFVKYADGFIIFPGGFGTMDELFEALTLVQSGKISRAFPVVLFGRAYWAPLLDWIRETMLPEGNIRQADLDRLVCTDDPAEATRVMVRAYNESSRPRKEI
- a CDS encoding zinc ribbon domain-containing protein, which encodes MSTTDCPRCGASVDGAFCSECGARLEPPPCTACGAVPPAGARYCTACGRGLPDRRKVHPAAIIAGLGLAAVAAAFLVPRGGGDTQPLVTGPASQPAGPAAGAAPTSGGPPTLSGDMRANADGLFDRIMREYSQGDTARARFFVPMALDAYDMAGDLDADGRFHLSLVQAIGGDYAAARSTAEEILAGEPNHLLGLAAAAAAAEGAGERDAALDYHRRFLEALPTERDRALQEYVDHAPIIPDYEAAARAALGG
- a CDS encoding M14 metallopeptidase family protein — translated: MQGSVRCALWIAATGASLTAPVTAQQEEVPTPEAFLGHAVGADRRLADWSEVTGYLEAVAGASPRVTLDTLGQTTLGRPFVMLTISSPRNLARVDRLREVQRKLADPRTIGPDEDIEALIAEGRTIVLITASIHSTEVGSSQVPMSIVHRLASSTEAREARILDDVILLLVPSLNPDGVDLVVDWYERTLGEEWEGAAPPFLYHHYVGHDNNRDWYAFTQAETRLAIEYGHNDWHPQIVHDIHQQGSRGSRFFLPPWIDPFEPNVDPLLVQAINDLGTHMAWRLGMEGKKGVVVNATYDAWTPARAYQHYHGGVRILSETASANMASPIELPADTLTPGRNFDARKPSWNFPDPWPGGAWGLGDIVDYMESGAMALLDHAAANRETWLRNFLAVGERAVAGWEEWPAAWVIPADQRDPAAVGELLRILRVADVEVYRAGAPFTITARSDDAAGFPEPAGAQARAFGAGTYVVPMRQPYASFAQTVLERQDYPDLRQYPGGPPRAPYDVTAHTLPLLLGVDAVPAAQIDGGLEALALSAPVAGPEDPGAVLAEAGGGLDEDDWPRIAVYRSHRPSMDEGWTRWILDTYGIPYASVEDADVRGGGLSSADVLLLPSQGANALRAGLEEGANFPEYVGGLGEEGAAAIEAFVSEGGRLVALEEASAYAIDVLDLPVRDGTNGLGNDDFFIPGSILGLDVAPDLAEDAGVPERMGAWFERGSMALRSESADVTVLARYDPDWTLLSGWALGVEHVAGAGALAVTRVGEGDVWLFGFRPQYRGQTRATFPLLFEALRGRRGTPAS
- a CDS encoding M20/M25/M40 family metallo-hydrolase — translated: MNRLPTPALLRRPGRALAAAVLGAATLGATANAADLREALESITERDLHAHLRFLSADELRGRAPGTFGGDAAAAYIATQFARAGLEPVADDFLQRFEVVGVTTDPDRSVLAFRGPTGERAAAYPSEAVVWPGVADSAIDVEGELVFVGYGVSAPEYDWDDFGDVDLSGTVLLALVGDPPSGPAEPDLFGGLALTYYGRWTYKLEEAARRGAAGVLLVHSTMQAGYPWSVVEASWTGEQYALPPRPDGAPVTPLQGWVTRDLTRELLADAGLDLADLSARAAVRDFSPVRTGMTVRGTLHASTRALETANVVGVLPGEDPSVRNEAVLLTTHYDHLGVGAAVDGDSIYNGAYDNASGVALLLEMAEAFGSLEPRPRRSVVLIATAAEEAGLLGAEYYVRNAPIPLRATLADINIDGGNLWGETDDVVAMGSDRSTLGMLVRERAREMGMRLAPDRAPEKGFFFRSDHFPFVRAGVPALYIEHGLSYRGRPAGWGERRLAAYDGRDYHQPSDEYDPLMDLSGAVQQARLAFLVGYDVAEGDAFPEWFESSEFKPARDRALGR
- a CDS encoding Nif3-like dinuclear metal center hexameric protein; the protein is MNTAQLVRYLDEYLAIRDTPDGDGALNGLQVAGPDEVTRIAAAVDASLKSIRGAVEAGANLLLVHHGLFWDGNQAVTGARYRRLKLLLDNDVAVYSAHIPLDVHPEVGNNALLARKLGVQIRGRFGAYQGVDVGIYGDIEVGLRTLAERVGKVVDANVRVIQGGADPVRRVGIVTGSGASALREAAALGLDALITGEASHHAYFDATEGGVSLLLAGHYSTETLGVGALAEHLHERFQLPWTFLNLPTGL
- a CDS encoding polymer-forming cytoskeletal protein; the encoded protein is MGMFKKPQEEQRAAEMKDRQPQVGTGSNDGVISIVGSGMKVSGDVETEGTIRIEGRVEGTVRAGKAVVVGKDGRIKGDIFTQDAVVGGEVRGTIVAESRIELQATCVVDGEIRARRIQLDEGGRVNGKVHTGEVPKGGQAGSRAAAGSGAEKASGVSPAASQSAGAGRPGSGSAAPQAAAASVSQKS
- a CDS encoding M23 family metallopeptidase; its protein translation is MTEQREAGDRRITVLIIPDGDLETRSFEISYTRLRILIAVGGIIAAGLAIMVAFWFPVASQAARVPALVREVDRLEAERSQVTELARRVEEAEAAYERVRQMLGADGADASDEPILPPLTEDTAAASPADDVSMAPTEWPLARIGFVTQAASLDGEGHPGVDIAVPNQSYIRATAQGTVVAAQRDSVYGLFVLLEHGAGMESMYGHASELFVDRGDVVERGEVIALSGSTGRSTAPHLHFEIRKDGVPVDPTEYVRQP